The following coding sequences are from one Calypte anna isolate BGI_N300 chromosome 18, bCalAnn1_v1.p, whole genome shotgun sequence window:
- the SMURF2 gene encoding E3 ubiquitin-protein ligase SMURF2 produces MSNQGARRNGPVKLRLTVLCAKNLVKKDFFRLPDPFAKVVVDGSGQCHSTDTVKNTLDPKWNQHYDLYIGKSDSITISVWNHKKIHKKQGAGFLGCVRLLSNAINRLKDTGYQRLDLCKLGPNDNDTVRGQIVVSLQSRDRIGTGGQVVDCSRLFDNDLPDGWEERRTASGRIQYLNHITRTTQWERPTRPASEYSSPGRPLSCFVDENTPITGTNGATCGQSSDPRLAERRVRSQRHRNYMSRTHLHTPPDLPEGYEQRTTQQGQVYFLHTQTGVSTWHDPRVPRDLSNINCEELGPLPPGWEIRNTATGRVYFVDHNNRTTQFTDPRLSANLHLVLNRQNQLKDQQHQQQQQVVSLCQLPDEAECLTVPRYKRDLVQKLKILRQELSQQQPQAGHCRIEVSREEIFEESYRQVMKMRPKDLWKRLMIKFRGEEGLDYGGVAREWLYLLSHEMLNPYYGLFQYSRDDIYTLQINPDSAVNPEHLSYFHFVGRIMGMAVFHGHYIDGGFTLPFYKQLLGKPITLDDMELVDPDLHNSLVWILENDITGVLDHTFCVEHNAYGEIIQHELKPNGKSIPVTEENKKEYVRLYVNWRFLRGIEAQFLALQKGFNEVIPQHLLKTFDEKELELIICGLGKIDVNDWKANTRLKHCTPDSNIVKWFWKAVEFFDEERRARLLQFVTGSSRVPLQGFKALQGAAGPRLFTIHQIDASTNNLPKAHTCFNRIDIPPYESYEKLYEKLLTAIEETCGFAVE; encoded by the exons ATACATTGGGAAGTCAGATTCAATAACAATCAGTGTGTGGAATCACAAGAAAATTCATAAAAAGCAGGGAGCTGGTTTTCTGGGTTGTGTGAGACTTCTTTCAAATGCAATCAACCGCCTTAAAGACACTGGTT ATCAGAGATTGGATCTGTGCAAGCTTGGGCCAAATGACAATGATACTGTTAGAGGACAGATAGTAG taaGTCTTCAGTCCAGAGACCGAATCGGCACGGGAGGCCAAGTTGTGGACTGCAGTCGGTTATTTGATAATGATTTACCAGATGG gtgggaggagaggaggactGCTTCTGGAAGGATCCAGTATTTAAATCATATTACACGAACAACTCAGTGGGAGCGACCAACACG GCCAGCATCTGAATACTCCAGCCCAGGAAGGCCACTGAGCTGTTTTGTGGATGAGAACACTCCAATCACAGGAACCAACGGGGCGACCTGCGGGCAGTCCTCAGATCCCAGGCTGGCAGAGAGGAGAGTCAGGTCACAGAGGCACAGGAATTACATGAGCAGGACACATTTGCACACTCCTCCTGACTTACCTGAAGGATATG AGCAAAGGACAACTCAGCAAGGTCAGGTCTATTTTCTGCATACTCAGACTGGTGTTAGCACATGGCATGATCCAAGAGTACCTAG GGATCTTAGCAACATCAATTGTGAAGAGCTTGGTCCACTGCCTCCTGGATGGGAGATCCGAAATACAGCAACAGGCAGAGTTTATTTTGTTGACCATAACAACAGAACAACTCAGTTTACAGATCCACGGCTATCTGCTAACTTGCATTTAGTCTTAAA TCGCCAGAATCAACTCAAagaccagcagcaccagcagcagcagcaagtcGTGTCCCTCTGCCAGCTGCCGGATGAGGCTGAGTGCCTGACTGTGCCCAGGTACAAGAGAGACCTGGTGCAGAAACTCAAGATCCTGAGGCAAGAGCTGTCCCAGCAGCAACCCCAAGCTGGCCATTGTCGTATTGAGGTCTCCAGGGAAGAGATTTTTGAG GAATCCTACAGGCAGGTTATGAAGATGAGGCCCAAAGACCTGTGGAAACGATTAATGATAAAATTTCGTGGGGAAGAAGGCCTTGATTATGGAGGTGTTGCCAG ggAGTGGCTCTACCTCCTGTCACATGAAATGTTGAATCCATATTATGGTCTCTTCCAATATTCCCGGGATGATATCTACACCCTGCAAATCAACCCAGACTCTGCAGTCAACCCG GAACACTTATCATATTTCCATTTTGTTGGACGGATCATGGGGATGGCTGTGTTTCATGGACACTACATTGATGGGGGCTTCACGTTGCCTTTCTACAAGCAGTTGCTAGGGAAGCCAATTACTTTGGATGATATGGAATTGGTTGACCCTGATCTTCACAACAGCTTAGTCTGGATTCT TGAGAATGATATCACAGGAGTCTTGGACCATACATTTTGTGTAGAACACAATGCATATGGGGAAATTATTCAACATGAACTGAAACCCAATGGTAAAAGCATTCCagtgacagaagaaaacaaaaaggagtaTGTCAG GCTGTACGTAAACTGGCGATTTTTACGAGGAATTGAAGCTCAGTTTCTGGCTCTCCAGAAGGGATTTAATGAAGTAATCCCACAACATCTGCTGAAGACATTTGATGAGAAGGAGTTGGAG CTGATCATTTGTGGACTGGGAAAAATTGATGTTAATGACTGGAAGGCAAATACTAGGTTAAAACACTGTACCCCAGACAGCAACATTGTGAAATGGTTCTGGAAAGCTGTGGAGTTTTTTGATGAAGAGAGGAGAGCTCGACTTCTCCAGTTTGTGACTGGCTCATCCCGAGTGCCTCTGCAGGGCTTCAAGGCACTACAAG GTGCTGCAGGCCCACGACTATTTACAATACACCAGATTGATGCCAGCACTAATAACTTGCCCAAGGCTCATACCTG CTTTAACAGAATAGACATTCCTCCTTATGAAAGCTATGAGAAGCTGTATGAGAAGCTGCTAACTGCCATTGAAGAAACGTGTGGGTTTGCTGTGGAATGA